A part of Nostoc sp. HK-01 genomic DNA contains:
- a CDS encoding alpha amylase catalytic region codes for MAKVEELIPQQVSQIDLKPRGRVQLSPVSWRDQFLYYLLPDRFSDAHENEREFFDRTNPLRYKVKDKATWMAAGRKSAGGTLRGIRSKLEYLQRLGVTALWIGPVYDYSSQNLLNIDPSFGNRRDLRDLIDTAHDRNIYVILDVIYNHHIQALADLIKVYQYWIALSDCDGFRVDVDKHISLQDSHIFSTAIHEYAQSIGKDNFLIIGNITRGGIADAYVDIFGRNLNAVVDDANIPKQLTAVVKGLVNPNEFFGEYDENHFAGQYRQLGQYHVSVLDNYDISSHNWKQRFAAYRNVPHLYEQVAHVVGVQLTTPGIPCIYYGTEQAFDGNEGEHDYSIENGRVAEDRYIKEAMFGSDFGAFQTAGCHFFDIDHPTYLRIAAIARIRNGRDKIGKALRRGHHYLRKTSFCNYPFSIPPQGELVAWSQVLFDTEVLMALNTHALEERGAEVTVDAHLHPTNSTMTFLYKSNWKDKDLRHPPHDQTVTVQHHEDGRASVRLDLPPSGMAILA; via the coding sequence ATGGCTAAAGTTGAAGAATTGATACCTCAACAAGTCTCCCAAATAGACTTGAAACCAAGAGGAAGGGTGCAGCTAAGTCCTGTAAGTTGGCGAGACCAGTTTTTGTATTATCTATTACCTGATAGATTTAGTGATGCTCATGAAAATGAAAGGGAATTTTTTGACCGTACTAATCCCTTAAGGTATAAAGTTAAGGATAAAGCTACCTGGATGGCAGCAGGCAGGAAGTCTGCGGGTGGTACTCTTAGGGGTATTAGGAGTAAGTTAGAATATTTGCAGCGATTGGGAGTAACAGCACTGTGGATTGGGCCAGTTTATGATTATAGTAGTCAAAATCTTTTAAATATTGACCCCAGCTTTGGTAATCGTCGGGATTTAAGAGATTTAATTGATACGGCTCATGATCGCAATATCTATGTCATCCTAGACGTAATTTACAATCACCATATTCAGGCGCTCGCAGATCTCATAAAAGTATATCAATATTGGATAGCTCTTTCTGATTGCGATGGCTTTCGCGTTGATGTAGATAAACACATTTCTCTACAAGATTCGCATATATTTTCTACCGCAATTCATGAATACGCCCAATCTATAGGCAAAGATAATTTTCTCATCATTGGAAACATAACTCGTGGCGGCATAGCAGATGCCTACGTTGACATTTTTGGTCGTAACCTCAACGCCGTAGTCGATGACGCAAATATACCTAAGCAGTTAACCGCAGTAGTCAAAGGGTTAGTAAACCCAAACGAATTTTTTGGTGAGTATGACGAAAATCATTTTGCTGGACAATACCGCCAACTTGGACAATATCATGTCTCTGTTTTAGATAACTACGATATATCATCTCATAACTGGAAGCAGCGTTTTGCGGCTTACCGTAATGTACCTCATCTCTACGAACAAGTAGCCCACGTTGTCGGCGTGCAATTAACTACACCGGGAATTCCTTGCATATATTATGGAACGGAACAGGCTTTTGATGGCAATGAAGGTGAGCATGACTACAGTATAGAAAATGGACGAGTTGCTGAAGATAGATACATCAAAGAAGCCATGTTTGGCAGTGATTTTGGTGCATTTCAAACAGCAGGCTGTCATTTTTTTGATATTGACCATCCTACCTATCTGCGGATTGCTGCGATCGCTCGTATACGCAATGGTCGAGATAAAATTGGTAAAGCATTGCGTCGAGGACATCACTACCTACGCAAAACATCTTTTTGCAACTACCCCTTCTCAATTCCTCCCCAAGGTGAGTTAGTTGCTTGGTCGCAAGTTTTATTTGATACAGAAGTTCTTATGGCACTGAATACCCATGCCTTAGAAGAACGAGGTGCAGAGGTAACAGTTGATGCACATTTGCATCCCACTAACTCAACTATGACTTTTCTATACAAAAGCAATTGGAAAGATAAAGATTTACGTCATCCACCACATGACCAAACTGTCACTGTACAACATCATGAAGATGGTCGCGCAAGTGTCCGGCTTGATTTGCCTCCCTCTGGAATGGCAATTTTAGCATAG
- a CDS encoding transposase: MVTIIEDYCSAVRSSITNDGHPPLEASGLKLQENLTLIEQSLERMEKKSALPPPLVNLKLLLAKGLFATASLFLPVRVAYKWVDKASNILNNKIGLDAAGVKQSYQQLLTEMSQQKHKAGTLNTAIDNFIKTTHSYWSGLFHCYEIEDFPRTNNDLEHAFGMLRHHQRRCTGRKVAPSSLVIRGSVKLACALATKLHSFTASDLAQVDIVTWLELRSQLQKHHKARIEQFRFRRDPKGYLANLESRLL, translated from the coding sequence TTGGTAACTATTATTGAAGATTATTGCTCGGCAGTCCGTAGTTCTATAACCAATGATGGTCATCCACCGTTAGAGGCATCTGGATTAAAGTTACAAGAAAATTTGACTTTGATAGAACAAAGCTTAGAACGGATGGAAAAAAAAAGTGCTTTACCACCACCTTTAGTTAACCTAAAACTCCTTCTAGCTAAGGGATTATTTGCTACTGCATCTTTATTTTTACCTGTTAGGGTTGCATATAAGTGGGTTGATAAAGCTAGTAATATTCTCAACAATAAAATAGGTCTTGATGCTGCTGGGGTCAAACAAAGTTATCAGCAACTGTTGACAGAAATGTCCCAACAAAAGCACAAAGCTGGTACCCTGAACACTGCAATCGATAACTTCATAAAAACTACCCACAGCTACTGGTCTGGACTTTTTCATTGTTATGAAATTGAAGATTTTCCCAGAACTAATAATGACTTAGAACACGCTTTTGGTATGCTACGTCATCATCAACGTCGTTGTACTGGTCGTAAAGTTGCACCCTCATCCCTCGTTATTCGTGGCTCTGTCAAACTTGCCTGTGCGCTCGCTACTAAACTTCATTCTTTTACCGCATCTGATTTAGCACAAGTTGATATTGTTACTTGGCTTGAATTACGCTCTCAATTGCAAAAACACCACAAAGCAAGAATTGAACAATTTCGATTTCGCAGAGACCCCAAGGGTTACTTGGCTAATTTAGAGAGTCGTCTTCTCTAG
- a CDS encoding transposase, translating to MANQGRVILAIDGMQPEIGHEVLWVIRDCLSGEILLAKTLLSSRNEDLVALLLEVTNTLDVPIDGVVSDGQQSIRKAVGLALPRIAHGLCHYHYLKEAIKPIYEADRHAKKELKKKS from the coding sequence ATGGCTAATCAAGGACGGGTAATATTAGCCATTGATGGGATGCAGCCAGAAATTGGACATGAGGTATTATGGGTAATTCGAGATTGCTTATCTGGAGAAATCTTACTAGCTAAAACCTTATTATCATCAAGAAATGAAGATTTAGTGGCGTTATTATTAGAAGTAACTAATACTTTGGATGTACCAATTGATGGAGTTGTTAGTGATGGACAACAATCAATTCGCAAAGCTGTTGGGTTAGCATTACCTAGAATTGCTCATGGTTTATGTCATTACCATTATCTGAAAGAAGCAATTAAACCCATATATGAGGCGGATAGACATGCAAAAAAGGAATTGAAAAAAAAAAGTTAG
- a CDS encoding transposase, whose translation MWNEYNNPRHIRTLNGVVELQLKIRRCQNKSCLRYKKAYRPEQEGSLALPQNEFGLDVIAYIGALRYQEHRSVTQIHAHLELKGICISQRTVTHLIDRYDEKILYG comes from the coding sequence ATGTGGAATGAATACAATAATCCTCGACATATAAGAACGCTAAATGGGGTAGTAGAACTACAGCTAAAAATTCGGCGATGTCAAAATAAGTCATGTCTGCGGTATAAAAAAGCATATCGACCAGAGCAAGAAGGTTCCTTAGCTCTACCACAGAACGAATTTGGGTTGGATGTGATTGCTTATATAGGAGCATTACGCTACCAGGAACATAGGAGTGTTACCCAAATACACGCTCACCTTGAATTAAAGGGTATATGTATAAGTCAACGAACGGTCACGCACCTAATTGACAGATATGACGAGAAAATTCTTTATGGCTAA
- a CDS encoding putative transposase: protein MTAENVAERDIVLCVGDTTFLDYGSIEVKKEGYGPIGKGGNGLILHSALAIEPQKGQSIGLLWQKLWNREPKHKPPKDETPTQKKKRQAAARKEARNRPFEQKESYKWVEALTTVEKLVSQHTQVIHVFDREGDITEVFDQLRQLQHTGIIVRAAHNRSLDSESERLWSKLEAQPISFEQKIELPSTSQRTARQTKLAIRFCPVNLRTPYRFDNRNPLSVYAVYATEIDCPESETPVEWMLLTTEVIADIQMASTILRWYTYRWRVEEYHKIFKSGCQVEKYRLAADGMKVLIGFLSVIAVELLQLTYLHRTQPDSPAIEILNPLELKILKAKSPKLPKVLTVSWAVEVIARLGGYLEHRSKTPIGIQVLWRGWLKSSVAKLTREEQKSCNLELVTK, encoded by the coding sequence ATGACGGCAGAAAATGTTGCAGAACGCGACATAGTGCTGTGTGTTGGAGACACAACTTTTCTAGATTATGGCAGTATTGAGGTGAAAAAAGAAGGTTACGGCCCAATTGGTAAAGGGGGTAATGGTTTAATATTACACAGTGCCTTAGCGATAGAGCCTCAGAAAGGTCAATCCATAGGTCTGTTATGGCAAAAACTTTGGAATCGTGAGCCGAAACACAAGCCACCGAAAGATGAAACACCGACACAGAAGAAAAAAAGGCAAGCAGCAGCACGTAAAGAAGCCCGAAACCGCCCTTTTGAACAGAAAGAATCTTATAAGTGGGTAGAAGCTCTAACCACTGTAGAAAAGCTTGTAAGCCAGCACACACAAGTGATTCATGTTTTCGACCGCGAAGGTGATATTACAGAAGTTTTTGATCAACTTCGCCAACTCCAACACACTGGAATCATAGTTCGTGCGGCTCATAACCGTAGTTTAGATTCCGAAAGCGAACGTCTGTGGTCGAAGTTAGAAGCTCAACCTATTAGTTTTGAACAGAAAATTGAATTACCATCCACGAGCCAGCGTACTGCTCGTCAAACCAAACTAGCTATACGATTTTGTCCGGTCAATCTACGTACTCCTTATCGTTTTGATAACCGTAACCCGCTATCTGTGTATGCTGTTTATGCCACAGAAATTGATTGTCCCGAAAGCGAAACACCTGTGGAATGGATGTTGTTAACAACAGAAGTTATTGCAGATATTCAGATGGCTTCTACAATTTTACGTTGGTATACGTATCGTTGGCGTGTGGAAGAATACCATAAAATTTTCAAGTCTGGATGTCAGGTAGAAAAATACAGACTTGCTGCTGATGGGATGAAAGTTCTCATTGGTTTCTTGAGCGTGATTGCGGTAGAACTGTTGCAACTAACTTATCTACACCGCACTCAACCTGACTCTCCTGCCATTGAGATTCTTAACCCCCTTGAACTTAAGATTTTAAAAGCTAAGTCCCCCAAACTTCCCAAAGTATTAACAGTTAGCTGGGCTGTTGAAGTCATTGCCCGTCTTGGCGGCTACTTAGAACATCGAAGTAAAACACCCATTGGTATTCAGGTGCTGTGGCGAGGTTGGTTAAAATCTAGTGTGGCAAAACTTACTAGAGAGGAGCAGAAATCCTGTAATCTTGAGCTTGTAACGAAATAA